The Rhinoderma darwinii isolate aRhiDar2 unplaced genomic scaffold, aRhiDar2.hap1 Scaffold_2619, whole genome shotgun sequence genome contains a region encoding:
- the LOC142703196 gene encoding DNA damage-regulated autophagy modulator protein 1-like, protein MLHAEAFGDRQALVQKILLAIGWSSCVGTAMMATFSTYYYPITHRICACIAFGFGSLYNLWQSILLYKVPESRNFISHFRLASCIMAVTLVVSFIGNKVSVYTHLCAGDQCIKISEMTAKIIEWSMLVLILVNVLSYYQNMQSLSITITWKSFTISKSEKNHL, encoded by the exons atgctccatgctgaagcctttggggatcgtcaggccttggttcaaaagatcctcctggcaattggatggtcatcatgcgtcgggacagccatgatggctacattctcg acctactattatccaataactcaccggatttgcgcttgcattgcattcgggtttggcagcctttacaacctttggcagtccatactcctctacaaagtgcccgaaagccgaaacttcatcagccatttcagactggcgtcctgcataatggccgtgaccttagtggtttcat tcattggaaataaggtatccgtatacacccacctgtgtgctggagatcaatgtataaag atcagtgaaatgacagcaaagatcatagagtggtcgatgttggtcctcattctggtgaatgtattgagctattatcagaatatgcag agtttatctataacaattacctggaaaagcttcaccatctccaagagcgagaagaaccatttatag